In one Ornithinimicrobium pratense genomic region, the following are encoded:
- a CDS encoding helix-turn-helix domain-containing protein: MARRTQAVPPSEVTCHLDELLADRGMTLADLAKQVDITYANLSVLKNNRGRAIRFSTLAAICRALNCSVGELLEVLPDGG, from the coding sequence ATGGCGCGACGCACACAGGCGGTTCCTCCATCGGAGGTGACATGCCACCTCGATGAACTGCTGGCCGACCGCGGAATGACCTTGGCTGACCTGGCCAAGCAGGTAGACATCACCTACGCGAACCTGTCGGTGCTCAAGAACAACCGCGGCCGCGCGATCCGCTTCTCCACCCTCGCCGCAATCTGCCGAGCTCTGAACTGCTCGGTCGGTGAACTCCTCGAGGTACTCCCAGACGGGGGATAG